Proteins from one Pontibacter korlensis genomic window:
- a CDS encoding RagB/SusD family nutrient uptake outer membrane protein → MKRRYIHFLAIAALGLPLFSSCEKEFLEVDPRGTVLESNYYSNPEQAFAGLVAAYDPLGWEAGGTYHNIGAINGASDDAYAGGGGSSDMNTWQVWNNYTLDPAIGPQGEYWNRNFTGVSRTNTLIEKAEAGIPGLDANTTARYVAEAKFLRAYYYFDLVRLFRNVPLFTSSISTDQIYNATQATPEEVYAQIEKDLADAIPNLPVTVPAATEGGRVTQGTAKALLGKVHLYQQEWSAAAAQLADVNGTPGGTSQYGYRLLDNFGDIFSPGNKFHSESILEIVHTTVANADWGSWPNFEGNVGVTMFGPRGYAGPTYVAGWGFNPLTLDLVNALKGDPRYKYTVANIDSLEQAGVATYEKGYQNTGYFVEKYAPKVEWKSAGGGEPLLNWPNDYIEIRLADTYLMEAEALIQGGGDATRAGELLNAVRARVGLAPVAPTLENIYKERRLELATEGHRWHDLVRTGRAATVLAPFGFVAGKHEVLPIPQAELNNTKLVQNPEYR, encoded by the coding sequence ATGAAAAGAAGATATATACATTTCTTAGCTATAGCTGCACTGGGTTTACCCCTGTTCAGCTCATGCGAAAAAGAGTTCCTGGAAGTAGACCCTAGAGGAACCGTACTGGAATCTAACTACTACAGCAATCCAGAGCAGGCTTTTGCTGGCCTGGTAGCGGCCTATGACCCACTGGGCTGGGAAGCAGGCGGCACCTACCACAACATTGGCGCCATAAACGGAGCCTCTGATGATGCCTATGCTGGCGGTGGTGGTTCATCTGACATGAACACCTGGCAGGTATGGAACAACTACACACTTGACCCGGCCATTGGCCCGCAAGGTGAGTACTGGAACAGAAACTTCACAGGCGTGTCCCGTACCAATACCTTGATAGAAAAGGCTGAGGCTGGTATACCTGGCTTGGATGCTAACACAACGGCAAGGTACGTAGCCGAGGCAAAGTTCCTGCGCGCTTACTACTACTTTGACCTGGTGCGCCTTTTCAGGAACGTGCCACTCTTCACGTCATCTATATCTACAGACCAGATTTACAACGCGACACAGGCTACTCCTGAGGAAGTTTATGCTCAGATAGAAAAGGACCTGGCTGATGCTATACCGAACCTACCTGTTACTGTTCCTGCGGCTACAGAAGGCGGGCGCGTAACACAAGGTACAGCAAAGGCTTTACTGGGTAAGGTGCACCTGTATCAGCAAGAGTGGAGCGCTGCTGCTGCCCAACTTGCAGACGTTAACGGTACACCAGGTGGTACAAGCCAGTACGGCTATAGGCTGCTGGATAACTTTGGGGACATCTTTAGCCCGGGCAACAAGTTCCACAGCGAGTCTATCCTCGAGATTGTGCACACGACCGTGGCTAATGCTGACTGGGGCAGCTGGCCAAACTTTGAAGGTAACGTTGGTGTCACCATGTTCGGCCCCAGGGGTTATGCTGGCCCAACTTACGTAGCAGGCTGGGGCTTTAACCCGCTTACCCTTGACCTGGTGAATGCACTGAAGGGAGACCCTCGCTATAAGTATACTGTAGCCAACATCGACAGCCTGGAACAAGCAGGGGTCGCCACCTATGAGAAAGGTTACCAGAATACAGGCTACTTTGTAGAAAAGTACGCTCCTAAAGTTGAATGGAAGAGTGCAGGTGGTGGTGAGCCCCTGTTGAACTGGCCAAACGATTATATTGAAATACGCCTGGCAGATACCTACCTGATGGAAGCAGAGGCACTAATTCAGGGCGGTGGGGACGCAACCCGCGCTGGTGAATTGCTGAACGCTGTGCGTGCTCGTGTCGGCCTGGCTCCTGTAGCTCCAACACTGGAAAACATCTACAAAGAGCGCCGCCTGGAACTTGCCACAGAAGGACATCGCTGGCATGATCTTGTGCGCACAGGAAGAGCTGCAACAGTATTGGCTCCTTTCGGATTTGTGGCTGGTAAGCACGAAGTACTTCCTATCCCACAGGCTGAGCTTAACAACACAAAGCTTGTGCAAAACCCTGAGTACAGGTAA
- a CDS encoding YebC/PmpR family DNA-binding transcriptional regulator, whose product MGRAFEFRKARKFKRWDKMSKAFTRIGKEIVMAVKESGPNPDTNSRLRTAIQNAKGVNMPKDRIEAAIKRASSKEEKDYEEVVYEGYAPHGIAVVVECATDNLNRTVANVRMHFSKGGGSLGKTGSLDFMFERKGIFKISAEGVDLEELELELIDFGADDIYEHEGEIIIETPFTEFGNMQKGLEEKGLNVISAEVQRIPTTRTELTEEQEEEVLSMIERFEEDDDIQAVYHNMA is encoded by the coding sequence ATGGGACGCGCATTTGAATTTAGAAAAGCCCGTAAATTTAAACGCTGGGATAAAATGTCGAAGGCCTTTACGCGCATCGGCAAGGAGATAGTTATGGCTGTTAAAGAAAGCGGCCCCAACCCTGACACTAACTCACGTCTGCGTACGGCCATTCAAAACGCCAAAGGCGTTAACATGCCAAAAGACCGTATAGAGGCTGCTATCAAGAGAGCTTCCTCTAAAGAAGAGAAAGATTACGAAGAGGTAGTATACGAAGGCTATGCACCACACGGTATTGCTGTAGTGGTAGAATGCGCCACAGATAACCTGAACCGTACGGTAGCCAACGTGCGCATGCACTTTTCGAAAGGCGGCGGCTCTTTAGGCAAAACAGGCTCTCTGGATTTCATGTTCGAGCGCAAGGGCATCTTCAAAATATCTGCTGAGGGTGTAGACTTAGAGGAGCTTGAGCTTGAGTTGATCGACTTTGGTGCAGATGATATCTATGAGCACGAAGGCGAGATCATTATCGAGACTCCTTTTACTGAGTTCGGCAACATGCAGAAGGGGCTTGAGGAAAAAGGGCTGAATGTGATCAGCGCAGAGGTACAGCGCATACCGACTACCCGCACCGAACTGACAGAGGAACAAGAAGAAGAGGTATTAAGTATGATCGAGCGTTTCGAAGAGGACGACGACATACAAGCAGTATACCATAACATGGCATAG
- a CDS encoding RNA-guided endonuclease InsQ/TnpB family protein: MVRHSFTFAGFDLTLCSTACTCRLLPLLQQTCPAPGKAPKAAVNQIKTYRFRLKPTRAQAQAFAQWLGSCRYVYNLCLDYKKQLYTNHRLSIGKNQMQQELSAIARDVEWIGCVHSQTLQEVTDRLFKSYDGFFKQGKGFPRFARRGQYRSFTYKQGVKLHENTCTVQLPKIGKVKYRKSQDVQGVIRTASVVKEADGWHVTLCCQVDIERLPQISNVVGLDVGIKSFVVTSDGQVVDNPRHLYRYQHQLRRAQRAVSRKKKGGSNRRKAAAKLARLHQKVSNTRKDFHHKLSTQLIRESQAIVVENLQVQHMLKNHKLAKSISDAGWYQFVQMLAYKSKWYGREFHRVAPHHTSQDCWVCGWRNTDLKLSDRYWTQS; the protein is encoded by the coding sequence GTGGTGCGACATTCCTTCACTTTTGCTGGGTTCGATCTTACCCTATGTTCTACCGCCTGCACTTGCCGGCTGTTACCTTTGCTGCAGCAAACATGCCCTGCACCGGGCAAGGCGCCAAAAGCAGCCGTGAACCAGATCAAGACATACCGCTTCCGGCTCAAACCCACCAGGGCGCAGGCACAGGCTTTCGCACAGTGGCTCGGCTCGTGCCGGTATGTTTATAACCTGTGTCTGGACTATAAGAAGCAGTTGTACACAAACCACCGGCTTTCCATCGGCAAGAACCAGATGCAGCAAGAGCTCTCTGCTATCGCCAGGGACGTGGAATGGATCGGGTGCGTGCACTCACAAACTTTACAGGAGGTGACCGACAGGTTGTTCAAATCCTACGATGGTTTCTTTAAGCAGGGCAAGGGATTCCCCAGGTTCGCCAGGCGAGGCCAGTATCGCTCCTTCACCTACAAGCAGGGGGTGAAGCTGCACGAGAATACCTGTACAGTACAACTGCCCAAGATCGGCAAGGTCAAGTACCGCAAGTCACAGGATGTGCAGGGGGTTATCAGGACAGCCAGCGTTGTCAAGGAAGCCGATGGGTGGCATGTGACGCTGTGTTGCCAGGTGGATATTGAGCGACTACCACAGATAAGCAATGTGGTAGGTTTGGATGTCGGTATAAAATCCTTTGTTGTCACCTCAGACGGTCAGGTGGTGGATAATCCCAGGCACCTGTACCGCTATCAGCACCAGTTAAGGAGAGCGCAACGTGCTGTATCGAGAAAAAAGAAAGGTGGTAGTAACAGGCGAAAGGCTGCCGCAAAGCTTGCCAGGCTGCACCAGAAAGTGAGCAACACCCGCAAGGACTTCCACCATAAACTCAGCACGCAACTCATTCGCGAGAGCCAAGCGATTGTAGTTGAGAACCTGCAAGTGCAGCATATGCTCAAGAACCATAAACTTGCCAAAAGCATCAGCGATGCTGGGTGGTATCAGTTTGTGCAGATGTTAGCCTACAAGTCCAAATGGTATGGTCGGGAGTTTCACAGAGTAGCCCCCCACCATACCTCTCAGGACTGCTGGGTATGTGGCTGGCGCAACACCGACCTGAAACTATCGGACAGGTATTGGACCCAGAGCTAA
- a CDS encoding ABC transporter ATP-binding protein: MQVNLKHLGKRYNYEWIFRNLTYTFESGTSYAVLGHNGSGKSTLLTIVAGHNLASEGELIYTAAGKTVAADEAYRHLSLTAPYLELVEEFTLLEMLDFHTRFKPLRHNLTNLQLIDRMGLERSKYKSVKDFSSGMKQRLKLGLAIYSDSSMLVLDEPTTNLDHEGVAWYQEHVNLNKQDRLIIVGSNIEHEYNFCDQQLRISDYHAVPKK; encoded by the coding sequence ATGCAAGTTAACCTAAAGCACTTAGGTAAACGCTATAACTACGAGTGGATTTTCCGGAACCTGACTTACACGTTTGAGTCAGGCACCTCATATGCTGTTTTAGGGCATAACGGGTCCGGGAAATCCACTCTTCTTACTATTGTAGCCGGACATAACCTGGCAAGTGAGGGAGAATTAATTTATACTGCAGCAGGCAAAACGGTCGCAGCAGATGAGGCTTACCGCCACCTGTCGCTTACAGCGCCATACCTGGAGTTGGTAGAGGAGTTCACCCTGCTTGAAATGCTTGACTTTCATACCCGTTTCAAGCCACTGCGGCATAACTTAACCAATCTGCAGCTCATCGACCGCATGGGGCTGGAAAGGTCAAAGTATAAGTCTGTAAAGGACTTCTCCTCTGGCATGAAGCAGCGCCTCAAACTGGGGCTGGCCATTTACTCTGACAGCAGCATGCTGGTGCTCGATGAGCCTACTACCAACCTGGATCATGAAGGAGTTGCCTGGTATCAGGAGCATGTAAACCTGAACAAACAGGATCGCTTGATAATTGTGGGCTCTAATATCGAGCACGAGTATAACTTCTGCGATCAACAGCTGCGCATCTCAGATTATCACGCAGTTCCTAAAAAGTAG
- a CDS encoding calcium/sodium antiporter, whose translation MLLYILFFIGFVMLIKGADLLVDGASSIAKRYGLSDMVVGLTIVSFGTSLPELIINILSSMQGQSELAIGNVFGSNVANLLLILGITALICPLPIKRNTILTEIPFSLIATLLVGFLANATLLNTRTELYISRLDGGILLFFFVLFMVYIYNIAKTNKDEVLPDDNAEMMPMGKSVLFIVLGAAGLFLGGKWVVDGAVHIAQSLGLSESFIGLTVVAIGTSLPELVTSAMAAYRRNIDIAVGNVVGSNIFNLLWILGISALISPLPFNMMNNADIIMMILASTMLIIAMPIGKRNAIDRWNGIVFLLVYFSYIGYLVVRG comes from the coding sequence ATGCTCCTATACATACTCTTTTTTATTGGCTTTGTGATGCTGATCAAAGGTGCTGATCTACTTGTAGACGGCGCCTCCTCCATAGCAAAGCGGTATGGCTTGTCTGATATGGTGGTGGGTTTGACAATTGTCTCTTTTGGTACTTCGCTTCCTGAGCTCATCATCAACATACTCTCCAGTATGCAGGGGCAGTCAGAGCTGGCCATAGGCAACGTGTTTGGCAGCAACGTAGCAAACCTGCTGCTCATACTTGGGATTACAGCGCTTATCTGCCCGCTGCCCATAAAGCGCAATACCATCTTAACTGAGATTCCTTTTTCACTTATTGCTACCCTGCTGGTGGGCTTTTTGGCCAATGCCACCTTACTTAATACCCGGACAGAGCTTTACATAAGCCGTTTGGATGGCGGTATCCTGCTTTTCTTCTTTGTCTTGTTTATGGTTTACATCTACAACATAGCCAAGACAAACAAAGACGAGGTACTGCCTGATGATAATGCAGAGATGATGCCTATGGGCAAGTCTGTTCTTTTCATCGTTTTGGGTGCGGCGGGCCTTTTCCTTGGGGGGAAGTGGGTGGTAGATGGCGCCGTGCACATTGCCCAGTCGCTGGGACTAAGCGAATCGTTCATTGGACTAACTGTCGTGGCCATTGGCACCTCGCTGCCGGAGCTGGTTACTTCTGCCATGGCTGCCTACCGCCGCAACATCGATATAGCTGTGGGCAACGTCGTGGGTTCTAACATCTTCAACCTACTCTGGATCCTGGGGATCAGCGCCCTTATTAGCCCCCTTCCCTTTAACATGATGAACAACGCTGACATTATCATGATGATCCTGGCCAGCACGATGCTCATCATCGCTATGCCGATTGGCAAGCGCAATGCTATTGACCGTTGGAACGGCATCGTGTTTTTGTTAGTGTACTTTAGCTACATTGGCTACCTGGTTGTGCGGGGATAA
- a CDS encoding SusC/RagA family TonB-linked outer membrane protein: protein MRKRLYTALGCITLATCVSASTTAGSIRDLRPLPLETAQAVTVSGKVTDESGTALPGVTVILKGTTKGTTTDVAGNYSLDLPEGNGILLFSYIGYTTQEVPVNNRSTINITLALDTKALEEVVVVGYGTQKKSVVTGAISSVKSSDLENQQITRVEQALQGRTTGVTVASNSGAPGSSATVRVRGITTLNNNDPLYVVDGVVVNGGIDYLNQADIESIEVLKDAASAAIYGARAASGVILVTTKRGKAGAINVSYNGYYGTQGPARKLDLLNATQYATLRNEASVAGGGGIVYEDPRALGEGTDWQEYVFNDDARIQNHEFSVSGGNDKSTFYSSYGYLSQEGIVTSEISNYKRHNVRLNSTHKVAEWLTIGQNLGYSHIKSQGGLNPNTEFGGPLSSAINLDPTTPVLITDPVILNDPNSVYNRQPTVRNPQGYPYGISTTVQQEMTNPLAYIQTQLGNYGWSDNIVGNVFAELEPIKGLKFRSTLGTKLAYWGGESFRPIYYLNASSVSNQTAFNRDRNQTFDYNIENILSYTRTIDKHNFTLLAGQGAYRDNHTSGVYISFSNIPANTFDEASFNLKVPTANRTADAYEGIDHTVSSLFGRVVYNYDEKYLFTGIVRRDGSSRFGINNKYGYFPSASLGWVASREAFWPTNKVVDFLKIRGSYGVVGNDALGNFRYISTVGSGRNYTFGNDNYLIGYSPDAPANPDLRWEETTQTNFGFEANIFQDWSLTFDWYTKKTSGILQQIDLPGYVGATGRPWGNVADMENRGVEVELGYRKQIGEVSFGVNGNVSYLENKVTFLGDGKQFLEGGEGVQNIAYPLTRMAVGQSYGAFYGFRTLGIFQNEEEVQNYVNAEGNVIQPNAKPGDFRWADLNDDGQIDADDRTFIGKPLPDWTYGITLNAAYKGFDLLIFGQGVAGNQIFQGLRRLDIPTANWQSAALGRWTGEGTSNDYPRLTTDDTNRNFTYPSDFFLEDGDYFRIKTLQIGYTLPSSLTSKLSMQKARVYVSSNNLLTFTKYTGYDPEIGGNIFGIDRAFYPQARSFMVGVNVGF from the coding sequence ATGAGAAAACGTTTATACACAGCACTCGGCTGTATCACCTTGGCAACCTGCGTTAGTGCCAGCACGACGGCAGGAAGCATAAGAGACCTTCGGCCGCTGCCTCTGGAAACTGCCCAGGCTGTTACCGTTTCAGGTAAGGTAACAGATGAGAGCGGTACTGCCTTACCTGGGGTTACAGTTATCCTTAAAGGAACAACAAAAGGTACAACTACCGATGTTGCGGGTAACTACTCCCTGGACCTGCCTGAGGGGAATGGAATACTTCTATTTTCATACATTGGCTATACCACACAAGAAGTACCGGTAAATAACCGATCAACGATCAATATCACCTTGGCTTTGGACACCAAAGCCTTGGAGGAAGTAGTGGTAGTAGGGTACGGCACGCAGAAAAAAAGTGTGGTAACGGGAGCTATTAGCAGTGTGAAGTCCTCAGACCTGGAAAACCAGCAAATAACCAGGGTAGAGCAGGCCCTGCAGGGTAGAACAACCGGCGTTACTGTGGCTTCTAACTCTGGTGCCCCTGGTTCTTCTGCCACAGTACGTGTAAGGGGTATCACCACTCTGAACAACAATGATCCGCTGTACGTAGTGGACGGCGTTGTGGTGAATGGTGGCATTGACTACCTGAACCAGGCCGACATCGAGTCTATTGAGGTATTAAAGGATGCTGCCTCTGCCGCTATTTATGGTGCACGCGCAGCCAGCGGTGTTATCTTGGTTACTACAAAACGCGGTAAGGCTGGCGCTATCAATGTAAGCTACAATGGTTACTATGGCACGCAGGGTCCTGCCAGAAAGCTTGACCTGTTGAACGCTACACAGTATGCTACGCTGCGAAACGAAGCTTCTGTAGCCGGAGGTGGTGGCATTGTTTATGAGGACCCTCGTGCGCTAGGCGAAGGCACAGACTGGCAAGAGTATGTATTCAACGATGATGCCCGCATTCAGAACCATGAGTTCAGCGTTAGTGGAGGCAACGACAAATCAACCTTCTACAGCTCTTATGGCTATTTGAGCCAAGAAGGTATCGTTACGAGCGAAATATCTAACTATAAGCGCCACAACGTTCGTCTTAACTCCACACACAAAGTCGCCGAGTGGCTGACAATCGGGCAGAACCTGGGTTACTCCCATATAAAGAGCCAAGGCGGTTTGAACCCTAACACAGAGTTTGGTGGTCCGCTTAGCTCAGCTATCAACCTGGATCCTACTACGCCAGTACTCATCACGGATCCAGTTATTCTGAACGACCCGAACAGTGTCTACAACAGACAGCCTACTGTACGCAACCCACAGGGCTACCCATATGGTATCTCTACTACGGTACAGCAGGAAATGACGAACCCTCTAGCTTACATTCAAACGCAGTTAGGTAACTACGGCTGGTCAGATAACATTGTAGGTAACGTTTTTGCAGAACTAGAGCCAATAAAAGGCCTTAAATTCCGCTCTACGTTGGGTACCAAACTAGCCTACTGGGGAGGTGAGAGCTTTAGGCCTATATACTACCTGAACGCTTCTTCTGTAAGCAATCAAACAGCTTTTAACCGCGACAGAAACCAGACCTTTGACTACAACATTGAGAACATCCTCTCCTACACCCGCACCATAGATAAGCACAATTTCACTTTATTGGCAGGTCAGGGAGCGTACCGTGATAACCACACAAGTGGTGTGTACATCTCCTTCTCAAACATACCGGCAAACACTTTTGACGAGGCATCTTTCAACCTGAAAGTGCCTACTGCTAACAGAACAGCAGATGCCTACGAAGGAATTGACCATACTGTAAGCTCTTTGTTTGGCCGCGTGGTTTATAACTACGATGAGAAATACCTGTTTACAGGTATTGTGCGCCGCGACGGTTCTTCCAGGTTTGGTATCAACAACAAGTATGGCTACTTCCCTTCTGCCTCCCTTGGCTGGGTAGCGTCCCGCGAGGCTTTTTGGCCAACTAACAAGGTGGTAGACTTCCTCAAGATCCGTGGCTCTTACGGTGTAGTAGGTAATGATGCCCTGGGTAACTTCAGATACATTTCTACAGTTGGCTCAGGCAGAAACTATACTTTCGGTAACGATAACTACCTGATTGGCTATAGCCCGGATGCACCGGCAAACCCAGACCTGAGATGGGAAGAAACAACACAGACCAACTTTGGTTTTGAGGCAAACATCTTCCAGGATTGGAGCCTGACATTCGATTGGTACACCAAGAAAACATCCGGCATTCTGCAGCAAATTGATTTACCTGGCTATGTTGGTGCTACTGGCAGACCTTGGGGTAATGTTGCAGACATGGAAAACCGGGGCGTAGAGGTGGAGCTGGGCTATCGCAAGCAGATCGGTGAGGTGAGCTTTGGTGTGAACGGTAATGTTTCTTACCTGGAAAACAAAGTAACCTTCCTGGGCGACGGCAAACAATTCTTAGAAGGCGGAGAAGGTGTACAAAACATCGCCTACCCACTTACACGCATGGCAGTAGGCCAGTCGTACGGCGCGTTTTACGGATTCCGCACACTTGGCATCTTCCAAAACGAAGAGGAAGTACAGAACTATGTTAACGCTGAGGGCAATGTCATACAGCCAAACGCGAAACCTGGCGACTTCCGCTGGGCTGACCTGAATGATGATGGTCAAATAGATGCCGATGACAGAACCTTCATTGGTAAACCACTTCCAGACTGGACTTATGGTATTACACTGAATGCCGCTTACAAAGGTTTCGACCTGTTAATCTTCGGACAAGGTGTTGCGGGCAACCAGATATTCCAGGGCCTGCGCCGCCTGGATATTCCAACCGCTAACTGGCAGTCTGCTGCCCTGGGTCGTTGGACAGGTGAAGGTACCTCTAACGATTACCCACGCCTGACAACAGATGACACCAACCGCAACTTCACTTACCCATCTGACTTCTTCTTAGAAGACGGCGACTATTTCCGCATCAAGACCCTGCAAATAGGTTATACGCTGCCAAGCTCGCTTACATCCAAGCTTTCCATGCAAAAAGCGCGTGTGTACGTGAGCAGCAACAACTTACTGACCTTTACAAAATACACCGGATATGACCCAGAGATTGGTGGCAATATCTTCGGTATAGACAGAGCTTTCTATCCACAGGCTCGCTCCTTTATGGTAGGTGTTAACGTGGGATTCTAA